A region from the Paenibacillus sp. FSL H8-0048 genome encodes:
- a CDS encoding GNAT family N-acetyltransferase, which translates to MVQDHELRIRPIAEEDLPRLWELAYKEEAPEWKKWDAPYYEHKRITWETYYGKRAEIIGGGMNWVIEVEGVVIGDVSYYWEHEPSYWLEMGIVIYDPAFWSSGYGTRALKLWISHLFSSLPLVRVGYTTWSGNERMLKAGKKLGMTMEARLRRCRYYNGIFYDSIRMGLLREEWEDTLKEQI; encoded by the coding sequence ATGGTTCAGGATCACGAATTGCGGATACGTCCGATAGCTGAAGAGGATCTGCCCAGGCTGTGGGAGCTCGCCTATAAAGAGGAAGCCCCGGAATGGAAGAAATGGGATGCGCCATATTATGAACACAAACGCATTACATGGGAGACTTACTACGGGAAGCGGGCCGAAATTATTGGAGGAGGGATGAATTGGGTAATAGAAGTAGAGGGCGTCGTTATAGGCGATGTCAGCTACTACTGGGAGCATGAGCCTTCATACTGGCTGGAGATGGGGATTGTCATTTATGATCCTGCCTTTTGGAGCAGCGGTTACGGAACTAGAGCTCTTAAGCTGTGGATCAGTCATTTATTCTCTAGCCTTCCGTTAGTCCGTGTCGGCTACACCACCTGGTCCGGGAATGAGCGCATGCTGAAAGCAGGAAAGAAGCTGGGCATGACAATGGAGGCCAGGCTGAGACGATGCCGATACTATAACGGAATTTTCTATGATTCTATCCGAATGGGGCTCCTTAGAGAGGAGTGGGAGGATACTTTGAAAGAGCAAATATGA
- a CDS encoding ABC transporter ATP-binding protein has product MNANLSSTGRIRLREALKRRLPYIKPYRLGFLTAVVLLTAKLALDVGFATIQQVFIDTINNTDMQSLTRITVICSLACLVTIICLMLQHYLRFTVHSRMSWDFRAKLFDTSHRLPYSQLQAMHSGDLTSRNTKDAGTAMGMISSLVYDLGYNLLLCLVAFLYLASMDVWLALLALGTGPVVFLSGRFFDRRLRKLFTQIYAQEALLRGILQETTQGMKVVRSFSLENMLLSRYATERRKLNQLQKQRTLLNALLWHSSAFINNAVMISCAVLIARSAMRGETTAGEVLAFILLMGRVQWPFVEMSQTWGGVQESLGAADRVFEILDASLEGEAYSDRFSSPGSVTTTEENVLSIQGLCYSFAGPQSKEKTGLSEINLQLQHGETVAVVGPSGSGKTTLVQLCCGLYEPQAGSISVCGNAVHSQLEEARRMISYVPQNPYLFSGSIRENIAFSAAEATDGEIREAARLAGADEFIMRLPEGYDTMIGEHGSSLSGGQRQRLAIARAFLRNAPLLLLDEATSALDNESERLVQQSLQRLMTDRTTLVIAHRLSTVRDASRIIVLNQGTIAEEGTHDELLEQNGLYADLYHLQFSSTKAGTRGSALLTESLTAG; this is encoded by the coding sequence ATGAATGCTAATTTATCTTCAACTGGGCGAATCCGGCTTCGGGAAGCGCTCAAGCGGCGGCTGCCTTATATCAAGCCATACCGGCTCGGATTTCTGACAGCTGTAGTATTGCTCACAGCCAAGCTTGCTCTGGATGTAGGGTTTGCAACGATTCAGCAGGTTTTCATTGATACTATTAACAATACCGATATGCAGTCCTTGACAAGGATAACCGTCATTTGTTCTCTGGCTTGTCTAGTGACTATCATCTGTCTTATGCTGCAGCATTACCTCCGCTTCACCGTTCACAGCCGTATGTCCTGGGATTTCCGGGCAAAGCTCTTTGACACCAGTCACCGGCTGCCCTATAGCCAGCTGCAAGCTATGCACTCCGGGGATCTGACCTCGCGTAATACTAAGGATGCGGGAACAGCCATGGGAATGATCAGTAGTCTGGTTTACGATCTGGGTTATAATCTATTGCTCTGCTTGGTAGCATTTCTCTATTTAGCCAGTATGGATGTATGGCTCGCACTGCTTGCCCTTGGCACGGGACCCGTGGTCTTTCTGTCAGGACGTTTCTTTGACCGCAGACTACGCAAGCTGTTCACGCAGATCTATGCCCAGGAAGCTCTGTTACGGGGAATTCTGCAGGAGACTACCCAAGGGATGAAGGTCGTCCGTTCATTTTCACTGGAGAATATGCTGCTGAGCAGGTATGCCACTGAACGCAGAAAGCTGAACCAGCTTCAAAAGCAAAGAACCTTGCTGAATGCCCTGCTCTGGCATTCTTCCGCTTTCATCAACAACGCTGTAATGATCAGCTGTGCTGTACTTATTGCAAGATCAGCGATGCGGGGAGAGACCACAGCAGGAGAAGTGCTTGCCTTCATCCTCCTGATGGGACGAGTTCAATGGCCGTTCGTCGAAATGTCGCAGACCTGGGGCGGGGTACAGGAATCACTCGGTGCAGCTGATCGTGTATTTGAAATTCTTGATGCTTCTTTGGAAGGTGAAGCATACAGCGACCGCTTCTCTTCCCCTGGATCAGTTACCACTACTGAGGAGAACGTATTAAGTATACAGGGGCTCTGCTATAGCTTCGCTGGGCCTCAGTCCAAGGAGAAGACCGGCTTATCAGAGATTAATCTCCAGCTGCAGCATGGCGAGACCGTCGCTGTTGTCGGACCCAGCGGCTCGGGTAAAACAACACTGGTACAATTATGCTGCGGACTGTACGAACCGCAAGCCGGCAGTATTAGCGTGTGCGGTAATGCGGTACACAGTCAATTGGAAGAGGCCCGCCGGATGATCTCCTATGTACCGCAGAACCCCTACTTGTTCTCGGGCAGTATCCGGGAGAATATTGCATTCAGCGCAGCTGAGGCAACTGACGGGGAGATACGAGAAGCCGCCCGGTTGGCAGGTGCAGATGAATTTATCATGCGCCTGCCGGAAGGCTATGACACAATGATTGGTGAACATGGCTCCTCCTTATCCGGTGGTCAAAGACAACGCCTGGCCATCGCCAGAGCATTCCTGCGAAATGCACCGCTCCTGCTGCTGGATGAAGCTACATCAGCACTTGATAATGAGTCCGAACGGCTGGTGCAGCAATCCCTCCAACGGCTAATGACAGACAGGACCACCCTCGTGATAGCCCACAGACTGTCAACGGTACGGGATGCCTCTCGGATTATAGTTCTTAACCAGGGGACAATCGCCGAGGAAGGGACACACGATGAACTGCTAGAGCAAAACGGACTCTATGCTGACCTCTACCACTTACAATTCAGCTCTACAAAAGCTGGAACCAGGGGTTCTGCACTACTTACGGAATCGCTTACTGCAGGATGA
- a CDS encoding methyl-accepting chemotaxis protein, with protein sequence MKWFGNLKTATKIVSAFLIVSLILAGLGVYSVLSLRTSNQNMKEMYSNNLISVRDLSAAQISYQLNRVYIRDISNTTDTVKIADYKQKIAAGREELARKVDNYRPLATTTREVELLASFDKEYASFEQLFDQALVLAEQDDDAAFNTFVSTQLAVQGQNVMNNLDGLIKVNVELAEATNNHSQSAYSSAFTLTISVVIAAVILSILIGYLIARSISRPLMQMLHVATEVANGNLTQQADISTKDEVGQLATALNRMVHNLKELINGIVMNSQSVAASSEQISASTQEIASTSTNQSAAATNITELFKELSLAIDSVASSAEEAAELSNDTVRTAREGGYVVETSLQGMQSVNHQMKQLEDDSSKIGDIIEVIDDIAEQTNLLALNAAIEAARAGEQGRGFAVVADEVRKLAERSSDATKEITKIIKVIQENTKQSVRAVAESVEQASMTSQAFEQIIKMVNTSSLKVNEIAAACEEESAQAAEVMDSVQSIAASSEESAAASEETATTCQALALLSEDLAQSAAAFKTH encoded by the coding sequence ATGAAATGGTTCGGGAATTTGAAAACAGCTACAAAGATCGTCTCCGCTTTTTTGATCGTCTCTTTAATCCTGGCAGGACTTGGAGTCTATTCGGTCTTATCCCTGCGCACCAGCAATCAGAATATGAAAGAAATGTACAGCAATAACCTGATCTCGGTCAGAGATCTGTCTGCCGCCCAGATTAGCTATCAGCTTAACCGGGTGTATATCCGTGATATTAGCAATACAACAGATACGGTAAAGATTGCTGATTATAAACAAAAAATTGCAGCTGGCCGCGAGGAGCTCGCCCGGAAGGTGGATAACTACCGTCCACTGGCGACGACTACCCGTGAAGTTGAGCTGCTGGCCTCTTTTGATAAGGAGTATGCAAGCTTTGAACAGCTGTTCGATCAAGCGCTTGTGCTGGCGGAGCAGGATGATGACGCTGCCTTCAATACATTTGTGAGCACACAGTTGGCCGTTCAGGGTCAGAACGTGATGAACAATCTGGACGGTCTGATCAAGGTGAACGTTGAGCTGGCAGAGGCGACGAACAACCATTCACAGTCTGCTTATTCCTCGGCATTCACCCTTACGATCTCAGTGGTCATCGCGGCGGTAATCCTCAGTATTTTGATTGGCTACCTGATCGCAAGATCCATCTCCAGACCCCTGATGCAGATGCTGCATGTGGCTACTGAAGTAGCTAACGGTAATCTGACGCAGCAAGCGGATATATCAACTAAGGATGAAGTCGGACAGTTGGCTACAGCCCTGAACCGGATGGTTCATAACCTGAAGGAACTAATCAACGGGATTGTGATGAATTCTCAGAGCGTTGCGGCCTCTTCCGAACAGATCTCAGCCAGCACCCAGGAGATTGCCAGCACCAGCACGAACCAGTCGGCGGCGGCGACCAATATCACGGAGCTGTTCAAGGAGCTGTCGCTGGCGATTGATTCTGTAGCCTCCAGCGCCGAGGAAGCGGCGGAGCTGTCCAATGATACTGTGCGGACTGCCCGGGAAGGCGGATATGTAGTGGAGACTTCACTGCAGGGGATGCAGAGCGTCAATCACCAGATGAAGCAGCTTGAAGACGATTCCAGCAAAATCGGGGATATCATCGAAGTGATTGACGATATCGCCGAGCAGACCAATCTCCTGGCCCTGAACGCAGCGATTGAAGCGGCGCGTGCCGGAGAACAGGGACGCGGCTTCGCCGTGGTGGCGGACGAGGTCCGCAAGCTTGCTGAACGCAGCAGCGATGCCACGAAGGAGATTACGAAGATCATCAAGGTCATCCAGGAGAATACCAAGCAGAGCGTCCGGGCGGTGGCTGAGAGTGTCGAGCAGGCTTCGATGACCAGCCAGGCCTTCGAGCAAATTATTAAGATGGTCAATACCTCTTCACTCAAGGTCAACGAGATTGCTGCCGCCTGCGAAGAGGAATCCGCCCAGGCTGCGGAAGTGATGGACTCGGTTCAGTCCATTGCGGCCTCCAGCGAGGAGTCGGCAGCGGCTTCTGAGGAGACGGCGACAACCTGCCAGGCCTTAGCCCTGCTGTCTGAGGATCTAGCCCAATCGGCAGCTGCATTCAAGACCCATTAA
- a CDS encoding chemotaxis protein CheA, with translation MMMELSAYRDIFIEELNEQLERIDQSLLALEHAPTAELIQTIFRAAHTIKGSASTMGFREMSDLTHEVEYALEWVRAKKPEITGNLIDTLFRALDAMKLLRTQYVSGEGFTDCSAVVAEIKALINKPAEPQPVRLPVLNAAQLLQVEEAATAGYSLLALAVTLREDCQMKAARHYILLQRIEEVCGPVIAAALAPPAAPGDDEDARYSQFAVVAASPREIRQISEQLAGETDVESIIITPFVPAPVAGTDIQTTAEPLPAEASSSAPGKGKPHEVQSTVRVSVERLDHLMNLVGELLIEQTSLADLSANGQRNDPAKVLPDIGSISDHMGGIIKELQEGVMKTRMLPMDQLFNRFPRLVRDLAQKLGKDIELQIQGGETELDRMIIEELSDPLIHLIRNSADHGIESPEVRVQQGKAPKGRITLTSFHEENQVVIRLEDDGQGIDAARITASALRKGIITEEQAGYLTAQEAVSLIFEPGFSTASEVSEVSGRGVGMDIVRSQIGRLNGIIDIQTEPGAGTLFTIRLPLTLAIIKGLLVKVSGRVLIVPMYNVAEIVRIAPEEIQVVQGEQAIINHGRIVPLSWLRDKLHYPRTERHSKTIPLVIVRSVDRIAAFAVDEIIGNQEVVIKSLGAYLGTMNHLSGATILGNGRVALILDASYLVSH, from the coding sequence ATGATGATGGAACTGTCGGCTTACCGCGATATATTCATAGAAGAGCTGAACGAGCAATTAGAGCGGATCGACCAGTCCCTGCTTGCGCTGGAGCATGCTCCAACCGCTGAGCTGATTCAGACGATCTTCCGCGCAGCCCATACGATCAAGGGCTCCGCTTCCACTATGGGCTTCCGAGAGATGAGCGATCTCACGCATGAGGTGGAGTATGCGCTGGAGTGGGTACGGGCGAAGAAGCCGGAGATTACCGGCAATCTGATTGACACACTCTTCCGGGCGCTGGATGCGATGAAGCTGCTGCGCACGCAGTATGTCAGCGGGGAGGGCTTCACTGATTGCTCCGCTGTGGTGGCAGAGATCAAGGCGCTGATTAATAAGCCGGCTGAACCTCAGCCGGTCCGGCTTCCGGTCTTAAATGCAGCGCAGCTGCTTCAGGTGGAAGAGGCCGCCACAGCGGGCTACTCGCTGTTGGCCCTTGCAGTCACCTTGAGAGAGGACTGCCAGATGAAGGCGGCCCGGCATTATATCCTCTTGCAGCGTATCGAAGAGGTCTGCGGACCGGTAATTGCTGCTGCCTTGGCGCCCCCGGCGGCGCCTGGAGACGATGAAGATGCCCGATACAGCCAATTTGCTGTAGTCGCTGCTTCCCCGCGCGAGATCCGGCAGATATCGGAGCAGCTGGCAGGGGAGACAGATGTCGAGAGCATTATCATTACACCGTTCGTGCCTGCACCTGTTGCCGGGACTGACATCCAGACTACTGCCGAACCGTTGCCTGCTGAAGCTTCGTCCTCTGCTCCGGGCAAAGGGAAACCCCATGAGGTACAGTCAACGGTCCGGGTGAGTGTGGAGCGGCTGGACCATCTCATGAATCTGGTGGGAGAGCTGCTGATCGAGCAGACCTCTCTGGCCGATCTGAGCGCTAATGGACAACGTAATGATCCCGCCAAGGTTCTGCCTGATATCGGCTCGATCTCGGATCATATGGGCGGAATTATCAAAGAGCTTCAGGAAGGGGTCATGAAGACCCGGATGCTGCCGATGGATCAGCTGTTTAACCGTTTTCCGCGGCTGGTCAGGGATCTGGCCCAGAAGCTGGGCAAGGATATTGAGCTGCAGATTCAGGGAGGCGAGACCGAGCTGGACCGGATGATCATTGAAGAGCTAAGTGATCCGCTGATCCACTTGATCCGTAACAGCGCTGATCACGGCATCGAGAGTCCAGAGGTGCGTGTGCAGCAGGGCAAGGCTCCGAAGGGCAGAATTACGCTTACTTCTTTTCATGAGGAGAATCAGGTCGTGATTCGTCTGGAGGATGATGGACAAGGCATCGATGCTGCCCGGATTACAGCCTCTGCGCTCAGAAAAGGGATCATTACGGAAGAGCAGGCAGGATACTTAACCGCGCAGGAGGCGGTTAGCCTGATCTTCGAGCCGGGCTTCTCCACGGCCTCCGAAGTCAGCGAAGTGTCAGGGCGGGGCGTGGGGATGGATATTGTCCGCAGTCAGATTGGACGTCTCAACGGAATCATAGATATTCAGACTGAGCCGGGGGCAGGTACGCTGTTTACGATTCGTCTGCCGCTTACGCTGGCTATTATCAAGGGGCTGCTGGTTAAGGTCTCCGGGCGTGTGCTGATTGTCCCTATGTATAATGTGGCCGAGATTGTACGGATCGCTCCCGAAGAGATTCAGGTTGTTCAAGGGGAGCAGGCGATTATCAACCACGGGCGGATTGTTCCGCTCTCCTGGCTCAGAGACAAGCTGCATTATCCGCGCACAGAGCGCCATTCCAAGACGATTCCGCTCGTGATTGTAAGATCTGTTGACCGGATCGCTGCATTCGCTGTCGATGAGATCATCGGCAACCAGGAGGTGGTCATCAAGTCCCTGGGCGCGTATCTGGGAACGATGAACCATCTGTCCGGGGCGACCATCCTGGGCAACGGCCGGGTGGCCCTGATTCTGGATGCCTCTTATCTTGTTAGCCACTGA
- a CDS encoding MFS transporter has product MSAKVPVAEKLVFSGGLLGQNMLYSFMSMYILFFYTDLLGIPATTASVILVAASIIDACLDPVMGMITDKTRSRWGKFRPYLLFAPCLIALATILCFWDFGGSRTVTLVIATVSYLLWGMLYTVCDTPLWALSSVISTDPGERTLFVTLGKIGGTLGAVVITIGGIQLLLAFGGERNTQAYLYSAIIIGVIAALSIFLTGILTKERVVPSAVKISFRQNLQTVYKNKPLLTLLASLLIINLVNGIRQSIQLYYVVYVWGDAGYATQVGIALVAGMLLGMIATPLLLRRFAKKKVFIISCILGSVACILPYLLGDHNVLNTLVFFGVSFFFSGMTTIVSTSMLLDTIDYSEWKLGFRGEGIVFSTNTFITKFSGAVSRMIIGASLGLLSYVENQPATPQLQHGLSFVMFLLPALCFLAAILPILFYNITEKQRVQILSELNHSRSL; this is encoded by the coding sequence ATGTCAGCAAAAGTACCTGTAGCCGAAAAACTGGTGTTCTCAGGCGGTCTGCTGGGCCAGAATATGCTCTACAGCTTCATGTCGATGTACATCCTGTTCTTCTATACGGATCTGCTGGGAATTCCGGCAACCACCGCCAGTGTCATTCTGGTGGCAGCAAGCATTATCGATGCTTGTCTTGATCCGGTCATGGGCATGATTACCGACAAAACCCGCTCCAGATGGGGAAAATTCCGGCCTTATCTGCTGTTCGCCCCTTGCCTGATCGCGCTGGCCACCATCCTCTGCTTCTGGGACTTCGGCGGTTCGCGGACAGTGACTCTTGTAATCGCTACCGTCTCTTACCTGTTATGGGGAATGCTGTACACGGTCTGTGACACACCGCTCTGGGCCTTGTCGTCCGTAATCTCCACCGATCCGGGGGAACGCACCTTATTCGTCACATTGGGCAAAATCGGCGGAACGCTCGGCGCAGTCGTTATCACCATCGGCGGTATCCAGCTTTTGCTCGCCTTCGGCGGTGAACGGAATACGCAGGCTTACCTGTACTCGGCCATCATTATCGGGGTCATCGCGGCGCTGTCGATTTTCTTAACCGGGATACTCACCAAGGAACGGGTCGTCCCCTCCGCTGTGAAGATTTCTTTCCGCCAGAACCTGCAAACGGTTTACAAAAACAAGCCGCTGCTCACCCTGCTCGCCTCTCTCTTGATTATCAATCTGGTGAACGGCATCCGGCAGAGCATTCAGCTCTATTACGTGGTCTATGTCTGGGGAGATGCGGGGTATGCCACACAGGTCGGGATCGCTCTGGTAGCCGGTATGCTGCTGGGGATGATCGCTACGCCGCTGCTGCTGCGCCGCTTCGCCAAGAAGAAGGTCTTCATTATCTCCTGCATTCTGGGGAGTGTAGCCTGTATTCTGCCTTATCTGCTGGGTGACCATAACGTATTGAACACCCTGGTGTTCTTCGGGGTCAGCTTCTTTTTTTCCGGCATGACGACGATTGTCAGCACCTCGATGCTGCTCGATACGATTGATTATTCGGAATGGAAGCTTGGCTTCCGGGGAGAGGGCATTGTGTTCTCGACGAACACCTTCATTACCAAGTTCAGCGGGGCGGTGTCGCGGATGATTATCGGAGCCAGTCTCGGCCTGCTCAGCTACGTGGAGAATCAGCCGGCGACTCCGCAGCTCCAGCATGGTCTCAGCTTCGTGATGTTCCTGCTGCCTGCACTCTGTTTCCTGGCCGCTATTCTGCCGATTCTGTTCTACAATATAACGGAGAAGCAGCGGGTACAGATCCTGAGCGAACTGAATCACAGCCGGTCCTTATAG
- a CDS encoding PIG-L deacetylase family protein has translation MDISTLAALMSPPDLSGCRTVLCIQPHPDDNEVGIGGTIASFAERGCEIHYLTVTNGDLDAVDEQLSSAGIAAIRASELEAAGRLLGATVFHQLDHGDGTLEHIPALAGEIAEIIRTVQPDVVLCPDPWLSYEAHYDHIVTGRAAAQAVLSSGLPLYPRGTLTRPWQPKAIGFYFTAEPNTVIDITDHFERKFAAMALHVSQFNEEQLAMYRFYFGEQGRQLAEGRGFGLGEGLKVLSPLHLHCFVDARRI, from the coding sequence ATGGATATATCCACACTAGCGGCGTTGATGTCCCCTCCAGATCTTAGCGGGTGCCGGACGGTGTTATGTATACAGCCGCACCCGGACGATAATGAGGTAGGCATCGGCGGCACCATTGCCTCATTCGCTGAGCGGGGCTGCGAGATTCATTATCTAACCGTCACGAACGGAGATCTGGACGCGGTGGACGAGCAGTTGTCTTCCGCCGGGATCGCCGCCATCCGCGCAAGCGAGCTGGAAGCAGCCGGAAGATTGCTGGGAGCTACGGTGTTCCACCAATTGGACCATGGTGACGGAACACTGGAGCATATCCCCGCCCTCGCGGGCGAGATTGCCGAGATCATCCGGACGGTCCAGCCGGACGTGGTACTGTGTCCTGATCCTTGGCTGAGCTATGAAGCGCATTATGATCATATCGTTACCGGCAGAGCCGCAGCCCAGGCTGTCTTGTCCTCCGGGCTGCCCCTGTATCCGAGAGGCACCCTTACCCGGCCATGGCAGCCGAAGGCCATCGGCTTCTACTTCACCGCTGAGCCTAATACGGTCATCGACATCACGGACCACTTCGAGCGCAAGTTCGCGGCCATGGCCCTGCACGTCAGCCAATTCAATGAAGAACAGCTCGCCATGTACCGGTTCTATTTCGGCGAACAAGGCCGCCAGCTGGCCGAAGGCAGAGGCTTCGGGCTGGGCGAAGGTCTGAAGGTGCTGTCCCCGCTGCACCTGCACTGCTTCGTGGATGCACGGCGGATTTGA
- a CDS encoding CPBP family intramembrane glutamic endopeptidase: MKNTAAQGRPLIYSLVWGVVLTLAVSIASAVATIMEFGDMGIRNAQACAYLVMGIIVTVYMKRKDSSLVSFGFRKLEAEPSRAVLFYIPLIIIAVAQPLMNGINVELGAPDVISIVMMTLLVGYTEEAIFRGVIWNYLKSRGPLFYIVFSSIFFGVLHMSNAFGGNDLIHTLLQVINALLLGCLLALLIETGRNIVPLIAFHFIYDALAMVSNENLEHEVLIVSILNIMYLLYGIYLLMVFNRKHRNHSLTL, encoded by the coding sequence ATGAAAAACACTGCTGCACAGGGACGTCCGCTCATTTACTCGCTGGTATGGGGAGTAGTCTTGACCCTGGCTGTATCCATTGCCTCCGCTGTAGCCACGATTATGGAGTTTGGGGATATGGGGATTAGAAATGCCCAAGCCTGCGCCTACCTGGTTATGGGTATTATTGTGACTGTTTATATGAAAAGAAAGGATTCCTCGCTCGTGAGCTTCGGCTTCCGCAAGCTGGAGGCTGAGCCTTCCAGAGCTGTACTGTTCTATATCCCGCTGATCATTATTGCCGTAGCCCAGCCGCTGATGAATGGGATTAACGTTGAACTGGGAGCGCCTGATGTGATCAGCATTGTTATGATGACGCTGCTGGTGGGTTACACGGAGGAAGCCATTTTTAGAGGAGTGATCTGGAATTATCTGAAATCTAGAGGCCCGCTCTTCTATATTGTGTTCTCCTCTATCTTCTTCGGGGTTCTACATATGTCTAATGCCTTTGGCGGAAATGATCTTATACATACGCTTCTCCAGGTGATTAATGCGCTGCTGTTGGGTTGTCTTCTCGCTTTGCTGATCGAGACTGGCCGGAATATTGTTCCGCTGATCGCATTCCATTTTATTTATGATGCACTGGCCATGGTCAGTAATGAGAACTTGGAGCATGAGGTGCTGATCGTCTCCATTCTTAATATTATGTATCTCCTCTATGGAATTTATCTGCTCATGGTGTTCAATCGCAAGCACAGAAATCATAGTCTCACCTTGTAG
- a CDS encoding serine hydrolase domain-containing protein → MNLSTLSASLAPLNLRSCLIQQQGRLIFEHYRDQRTAAELAKINSCTKSILSALICIAIDQGLLPGPSAPLSVFFPQVLRDKDARKPNITLEQLLTMSAGFRWTEFGGANSFPKMTRTPHWVNYVLEQPLADEPGTRMEYNSGVSQLLSSILVQATGQSTASYAEQVLFGPLGIRDYDWESDPQGIHTGGFGLKLRPVDLLNFGQLYLQQGVWKNSQIITGRWAERSVQPVMHTEPPRHGGYGWHWWTDALSRSTEAGEFSLVDYYYARGYAGQFVYVVPELQLVAVLTQDNKRGKNNPPVDVFRDYIVPLLGAT, encoded by the coding sequence ATGAACCTGTCCACCCTGTCGGCCTCGCTTGCGCCGCTGAATCTGCGGAGCTGTCTGATTCAGCAGCAGGGCAGGCTGATCTTCGAACATTATAGAGATCAGCGCACGGCCGCCGAGCTGGCGAAGATCAACTCCTGCACCAAGAGCATCCTCTCCGCGCTGATCTGCATTGCCATAGACCAGGGGCTGCTGCCCGGCCCTTCGGCCCCACTCAGCGTCTTCTTCCCGCAGGTTCTGCGCGATAAGGATGCACGGAAGCCGAACATTACGCTTGAGCAGCTGCTGACCATGTCCGCAGGCTTTCGCTGGACGGAGTTCGGCGGGGCCAATTCCTTCCCGAAGATGACCCGCACCCCGCATTGGGTGAATTATGTGCTGGAGCAGCCACTCGCGGATGAACCGGGTACCCGGATGGAATACAATTCGGGAGTCTCCCAATTGCTGTCTTCGATTCTGGTACAGGCCACAGGTCAGAGCACAGCCAGCTATGCCGAACAGGTTCTCTTCGGACCGCTCGGCATCCGGGATTATGACTGGGAATCGGACCCCCAGGGCATCCATACCGGCGGCTTCGGGCTGAAGCTGCGTCCGGTAGACCTGCTGAATTTTGGACAGCTCTATTTGCAGCAGGGAGTATGGAAGAATTCGCAGATCATCACCGGCCGTTGGGCCGAACGTTCCGTACAGCCAGTCATGCACACGGAGCCTCCCCGCCATGGGGGATACGGCTGGCACTGGTGGACAGATGCCCTGTCCCGCAGCACAGAAGCCGGAGAATTCAGTTTGGTAGACTACTATTACGCCCGCGGGTACGCCGGTCAATTCGTATATGTAGTGCCGGAGCTTCAGCTTGTCGCTGTGCTGACCCAAGATAACAAGCGCGGGAAGAATAATCCTCCAGTGGATGTGTTCCGTGACTATATCGTGCCTTTATTGGGGGCTACTTAA
- a CDS encoding chemotaxis protein CheW: MSSLQKEQYIELAVGAETCAIRIEEIHEIIKMLSITDIPFSRNEVKGVVNLRGKVVCVMSLRNLLGMADEPYTRSTRIIVVNYREEFVGLIVDKVNKVTTYAEIHPPAGGQSRSRDAVFHGVGQRDDQLIGILKLEEILGG, from the coding sequence ATGTCGTCCTTACAGAAGGAACAATATATCGAGCTTGCGGTAGGAGCCGAGACCTGTGCCATCCGTATTGAAGAGATTCATGAGATTATCAAAATGCTCAGTATTACAGATATCCCCTTCAGCCGGAATGAAGTCAAAGGTGTAGTCAATCTGCGCGGCAAGGTGGTCTGTGTCATGAGCCTGCGCAATCTGCTGGGAATGGCCGATGAGCCATATACCCGGAGCACAAGAATTATTGTGGTCAACTACCGCGAGGAATTCGTCGGATTGATTGTAGACAAGGTGAACAAGGTGACTACGTACGCCGAGATTCATCCGCCGGCAGGCGGACAAAGCCGCAGCCGCGATGCGGTGTTCCACGGAGTGGGGCAACGGGATGACCAGCTGATCGGTATTCTGAAGCTCGAAGAAATATTGGGCGGGTAA